The following are from one region of the Stutzerimonas stutzeri genome:
- a CDS encoding xanthine dehydrogenase family protein molybdopterin-binding subunit — translation MKPATSPFGQPLDRVDGPLKVTGQARYAAEFDMPGLLYGSVVNSSIARGRILSIDASAAEAVPGVTLVLTHQNRPPVASYDKPYEDADAADGSPFRPLYNDRILYSGQPIALVVAENLELARYAGSLVKVEYETEPHRTDLLRELDSMHQAPAELPPPRGDVDQALRDAAVKVEVEYSTPVEHHNPMEPHASTVHYLPDGTLEIYEKTQGVQNCMRYLEGVFGMKDRIRILSPFVGGAFGSGLRPQYQLPLAVMAALKLKRSVRVALKRQQMFTFGYRPRTVQRLSLGAAANGQLQAINHQAIGQTSSFEDFTEHEVEWSGMLYKCPNVKLDYQLVPLDVYTPLDMRAPGATIGVFALECAMDELAYAAGVDPLTLRLTNYSERNANQDKPYSSKELRQCYEQGAERFGWSRRSTEPRSMREGNQLIGWGMATGVWEAMQMPASAKACLGPDGRLVVSSATSDIGTGTYTVMTQIAAAATGMPMDRVEFRLGDSSLSQAPLEGGSATVSSVGSAVQHACEGLCQKLLDAAQQSPVSPFTGAKLEDVEFADGQMRLKASPDTAVALDQIVAVSGVLEAEVSLKPGEKRDQYATATHSAIFVEVRVDESLGTVKVSRVVSAVAAGRVVNPKTAGNQIAGGVVWGIGQALQEETMIDHNLGRYMNHNLSEYHVPVNADIQDIEVFFVEEHDEIVNALGSKGVGEIGIVGVGAAVANAIFHATGKRVRDLPITMDKVL, via the coding sequence ATGAAACCAGCCACTTCCCCGTTCGGCCAGCCCCTCGACCGCGTCGACGGTCCGCTCAAGGTCACCGGCCAGGCCCGATACGCCGCCGAATTCGACATGCCCGGTCTGCTCTACGGCAGCGTGGTCAACAGCAGCATCGCACGTGGGCGCATCCTGTCGATCGATGCCAGCGCCGCCGAGGCCGTTCCCGGCGTCACGCTGGTGCTGACCCACCAGAACCGCCCGCCCGTGGCCAGCTACGACAAACCCTACGAAGACGCCGATGCCGCCGACGGCTCGCCGTTCCGCCCGCTCTACAACGACCGGATTCTCTACAGTGGCCAGCCTATCGCCCTGGTGGTGGCCGAGAATCTGGAGTTGGCGCGCTACGCCGGCAGCCTGGTGAAGGTCGAGTATGAAACCGAGCCCCACCGCACCGATCTGCTCCGTGAGCTGGACAGCATGCACCAGGCGCCCGCCGAGCTGCCGCCACCCCGTGGCGATGTCGACCAGGCGCTGCGCGACGCTGCGGTGAAGGTCGAGGTGGAATACTCAACGCCGGTCGAGCACCACAACCCGATGGAGCCGCACGCCTCGACCGTGCACTACCTGCCCGACGGCACGCTGGAAATCTATGAGAAGACCCAGGGGGTGCAGAACTGCATGCGCTACCTGGAGGGCGTATTCGGCATGAAGGACCGGATCCGGATCCTCTCGCCGTTCGTCGGCGGTGCCTTCGGTTCCGGCCTGCGCCCGCAGTACCAGCTGCCGCTGGCGGTGATGGCGGCGCTCAAACTCAAGCGCTCGGTGCGGGTCGCACTCAAGCGTCAGCAGATGTTCACCTTCGGCTACCGGCCGCGTACCGTCCAGCGCCTCTCGCTGGGCGCGGCGGCGAACGGTCAGCTGCAGGCCATCAACCATCAGGCGATCGGCCAGACCTCCTCGTTCGAGGACTTCACCGAGCACGAGGTGGAGTGGTCGGGCATGCTCTACAAATGCCCGAACGTGAAGCTGGACTATCAGCTGGTGCCGCTGGACGTCTACACACCGCTGGATATGCGCGCACCGGGCGCAACCATCGGCGTCTTCGCGCTGGAATGCGCCATGGACGAACTGGCCTACGCCGCGGGCGTCGACCCGCTGACGCTGCGCCTGACCAACTACTCCGAACGCAATGCCAACCAGGACAAGCCTTACTCGAGCAAGGAGCTGCGCCAGTGCTACGAGCAGGGTGCCGAACGTTTCGGCTGGTCGCGCCGTTCCACGGAGCCGCGTTCCATGCGCGAGGGCAATCAGCTGATCGGCTGGGGCATGGCGACTGGCGTCTGGGAGGCCATGCAGATGCCGGCCAGCGCCAAGGCCTGCTTGGGTCCGGACGGGCGGCTGGTGGTCAGTAGCGCCACGTCCGACATCGGTACTGGCACCTACACGGTCATGACCCAGATCGCGGCGGCCGCCACCGGTATGCCGATGGATCGCGTCGAGTTTCGCCTGGGCGATTCCAGCCTGTCCCAGGCGCCGCTCGAAGGTGGCTCGGCCACGGTCTCGTCCGTCGGCAGCGCCGTGCAACACGCCTGTGAAGGCCTCTGCCAGAAGCTGCTCGACGCGGCCCAGCAATCGCCGGTTTCGCCCTTTACCGGGGCGAAGCTCGAGGATGTCGAGTTCGCCGACGGTCAGATGCGGCTGAAAGCGTCGCCCGATACGGCCGTTGCGCTCGATCAGATCGTGGCCGTGAGCGGTGTGCTGGAGGCGGAGGTAAGCCTCAAACCCGGCGAGAAGCGCGACCAGTACGCCACCGCCACGCATTCGGCCATCTTCGTGGAAGTGCGGGTGGACGAATCGCTGGGCACCGTCAAGGTCAGCCGCGTGGTCAGCGCGGTGGCGGCCGGGCGGGTGGTCAACCCGAAGACCGCCGGCAACCAGATCGCTGGCGGCGTGGTGTGGGGCATCGGCCAGGCGTTGCAGGAGGAAACCATGATCGACCACAACCTGGGTCGTTACATGAACCACAACCTGTCCGAGTACCACGTGCCGGTGAATGCCGATATCCAGGACATCGAGGTGTTCTTCGTCGAGGAGCATGACGAGATCGTCAACGCGCTGGGCTCCAAGGGGGTTGGCGAGATCGGCATCGTCGGGGTCGGAGCCGCGGTG
- a CDS encoding FAD binding domain-containing protein — protein sequence MNPFSYARPSSVEEAIGRFRPDSRYIAGGTNLLDLMKENVTRPSQLIDITQLPLADIEETPDGGLRIGALVSNAELAWHPLVEARYPLLAQAILAGASPQLRNMATTGGNLLQRTRCYYFYDATTPCNKREPGSGCPARDGLNRIHAILGHSEACIAVHPSDMCVALAALDAVVHVQGQRGERRIPMADFHRLPGQTPEQDNTLVDGELITAVELPPQDFSAHSSYLKVRDRASYAFALVSVAAALDVDGAGIRSARIAMGGVAHKPWRRAEAEAALVGKAPDADAFEAAADILLDGASGFEHNAFKIELGRRAVVRALTDAAKGAAR from the coding sequence ATGAACCCCTTCAGCTACGCCCGTCCCAGTAGCGTTGAGGAAGCGATCGGGCGATTCCGGCCCGACAGCCGCTACATCGCCGGCGGCACCAACCTGCTCGACCTGATGAAGGAAAACGTTACCCGTCCGTCGCAACTGATCGACATCACCCAACTACCCCTGGCGGATATCGAGGAGACGCCCGATGGCGGTCTGCGCATCGGCGCGCTGGTCAGCAATGCGGAGCTGGCCTGGCACCCGCTGGTGGAGGCGCGCTACCCACTGCTAGCCCAGGCGATCCTGGCGGGCGCCTCGCCGCAGTTGCGCAACATGGCCACCACCGGTGGCAACCTGCTGCAGCGCACCCGTTGCTATTACTTCTACGACGCCACCACGCCGTGCAACAAGCGCGAGCCCGGCAGCGGCTGCCCGGCGCGTGACGGGCTCAACCGCATTCACGCGATCCTCGGTCACAGCGAGGCCTGCATCGCCGTGCATCCGTCCGACATGTGCGTCGCACTGGCGGCGCTGGACGCCGTGGTGCATGTGCAAGGGCAGCGGGGTGAGCGACGCATCCCCATGGCTGACTTCCACCGCTTGCCGGGCCAAACGCCCGAGCAGGACAACACCCTGGTCGACGGCGAGCTGATCACCGCTGTCGAGCTGCCGCCGCAGGACTTCTCCGCACACAGCAGCTACCTCAAGGTTCGCGACCGCGCCTCCTATGCGTTTGCCCTGGTTTCGGTCGCCGCCGCACTGGATGTGGACGGAGCGGGTATCCGCAGCGCCCGCATCGCCATGGGCGGGGTCGCGCACAAACCCTGGCGCAGAGCCGAAGCGGAGGCGGCGCTGGTCGGCAAGGCGCCCGACGCAGACGCGTTCGAGGCCGCCGCGGACATCCTGCTCGACGGCGCCAGCGGCTTCGAGCACAACGCCTTCAAGATCGAACTGGGCCGGCGCGCCGTTGTTCGCGCCCTGACCGACGCTGCCAAAGGAGCCGCCCGATGA
- a CDS encoding (2Fe-2S)-binding protein yields MSETSTAAGGIAACSITLELNGQRREVEVYPWTTLLDLLREQLHLTGTKKGCDHGQCGACTVLLNGKRINSCLTLAVMHDGAALTTIEGLAQGEALHPMQAAFVKHDAFQCGYCTPGQICSAVGMLAEGRAHTRDDLREQMSGNVCRCGAYPNIVAAIEDAADETRERLAGAREVTP; encoded by the coding sequence ATGAGCGAAACGTCTACCGCCGCAGGTGGGATTGCCGCCTGTTCCATCACCCTCGAACTGAATGGCCAGCGCCGCGAAGTCGAGGTCTATCCCTGGACCACACTGCTCGATCTGCTGCGCGAACAGCTGCACCTGACCGGCACCAAGAAGGGCTGTGACCACGGCCAGTGCGGCGCCTGCACGGTGCTGCTCAACGGCAAGCGGATCAACAGCTGCCTGACCCTGGCGGTGATGCACGACGGCGCCGCGCTGACCACCATCGAAGGGCTGGCGCAGGGCGAGGCGCTGCACCCGATGCAGGCCGCCTTCGTCAAACACGACGCCTTCCAGTGTGGTTACTGCACACCCGGGCAGATCTGTTCGGCGGTGGGCATGCTCGCCGAGGGTCGCGCCCACACCCGCGACGACCTGCGCGAACAGATGAGCGGCAATGTCTGTCGCTGCGGCGCCTATCCGAACATCGTCGCCGCCATCGAAGACGCCGCGGACGAAACCCGCGAGCGCCTCGCCGGTGCGCGGGAGGTGACGCCATGA
- a CDS encoding nucleotidyltransferase family protein — protein MPDHVCTIVLAAGQGSRYRQYSDEDKLLAGCTPAPDAPPILAETLRALAGVGDRLLVVTRQDNASLVAWLEREAQAFGAQTLVVHSNGLGHSLAQAVSRCPTRRGWLVALGDMPYLQRDTLERIAAAIQPQRLVVPVYRGQRGHPRGIGADFGALLRVLTGERGAQALFDGPAVLEIEVDDPAVLQDIDRPDDRRPG, from the coding sequence GTGCCTGACCACGTGTGCACCATCGTCCTCGCCGCGGGACAGGGCAGCCGTTATCGCCAATACAGCGACGAGGACAAACTGCTGGCAGGCTGCACGCCGGCGCCCGATGCGCCGCCGATCCTGGCTGAGACGCTGCGCGCGCTGGCCGGTGTCGGCGATCGCCTGCTGGTGGTCACGCGTCAGGACAACGCCAGCCTGGTCGCCTGGCTCGAGCGCGAGGCCCAGGCCTTCGGCGCGCAGACGCTGGTAGTGCACAGCAACGGCTTGGGCCACAGCCTGGCGCAGGCGGTGTCGCGCTGCCCGACCCGGCGTGGCTGGCTGGTGGCGCTGGGTGACATGCCGTACCTGCAACGTGACACCCTCGAGCGCATCGCCGCCGCCATTCAGCCGCAGCGGCTGGTGGTGCCGGTGTACCGCGGCCAGCGCGGCCATCCGCGCGGCATTGGTGCCGATTTCGGTGCGTTACTGCGGGTGCTGACCGGCGAACGGGGCGCGCAGGCGCTGTTCGATGGCCCGGCGGTGCTCGAGATCGAGGTGGACGATCCGGCCGTGCTGCAGGACATCGACCGCCCGGATGATCGCCGGCCGGGTTGA
- a CDS encoding XdhC family protein, which produces MDSVDLGVLRRARDWLREGHAVVLYTVLETWGSAPRPVGALLALRDDGRVEGSVSGGCVEDDLLARRQAVKDRGTACELITYGVSKEESARFGLPCGGTLRLLEEPLSDARWLDDLLQRCAAHERLLRCLDLATGAVTLAAAGRNEGLWFDGATLRAPFGPTWRLLMIGAGQLSRYTAELASSLGFEVLVCDPREGYGHDWDGTAVRFVAGMPDDAVLAIEPDAHTAIVALTHDPRLDDMALLTALQSDAFYVGALGSRVNSEKRKSRLLSLGLSERDVSRLHGPIGLPIGSRTPAEIALSLMAQVVALKNGAAGAQVAAERRCA; this is translated from the coding sequence ATGGACAGTGTCGATCTGGGGGTGCTGCGACGTGCCCGCGACTGGCTGCGCGAGGGGCATGCGGTGGTGCTCTACACGGTGCTGGAAACCTGGGGCAGTGCACCGCGACCGGTGGGCGCGCTACTGGCGCTGCGTGATGACGGGCGCGTCGAAGGTTCGGTCTCCGGAGGCTGCGTCGAGGATGATCTGCTGGCGCGCCGACAGGCTGTAAAAGACCGCGGGACGGCGTGCGAGCTGATCACCTATGGCGTGAGCAAAGAGGAGTCCGCGCGATTCGGTCTGCCCTGTGGCGGTACCTTGCGCCTGCTCGAAGAACCCCTGAGCGACGCGCGCTGGCTGGACGATTTGCTGCAGCGCTGCGCCGCGCACGAACGTCTGTTGCGTTGTCTGGACCTGGCCACCGGCGCGGTAACCCTGGCCGCGGCGGGGCGCAACGAGGGGCTGTGGTTCGATGGTGCGACCCTGCGCGCGCCCTTCGGTCCGACCTGGCGCCTGTTGATGATCGGGGCCGGGCAGCTGTCGCGCTACACCGCCGAGTTGGCAAGCAGCCTCGGCTTCGAGGTGCTGGTCTGCGACCCGCGAGAAGGCTACGGGCACGACTGGGACGGCACCGCCGTCCGCTTCGTGGCGGGCATGCCGGACGACGCTGTGCTGGCCATCGAGCCAGACGCGCACACCGCCATCGTCGCGCTGACCCACGACCCGCGGCTGGACGACATGGCGCTGCTCACCGCGCTGCAGTCCGATGCCTTCTACGTCGGCGCGCTCGGCTCGCGGGTCAACAGCGAGAAGCGCAAGTCGCGGTTGCTCTCGCTGGGGCTCAGTGAACGCGACGTGAGCCGGCTGCACGGGCCGATTGGCCTGCCGATCGGCAGTCGCACGCCGGCGGAGATCGCTCTGTCGCTGATGGCCCAGGTGGTAGCGCTCAAGAACGGGGCAGCCGGCGCGCAGGTCGCGGCGGAGCGACGCTGTGCCTGA
- a CDS encoding NCS2 family permease has product MLEKLFQLKAHHTTLRTEILAGLTTFLTMAYILFVNPSILAETGMDHGAVFVATCLAAAIGSAVMGLVANYPIALAPGMGLNAFFTYTVVLTMGYTWQTALGAVFLSGAIFFLLSIFKIREWIIHSIPLALRSGIAAGIGLFLAIIALKNAGIVVDNPATLVGLGDLTAGGPLLACLGFFLIAALAYRKVTGAVMIGILAVTVLSIILGLSELNSVVSMPPSLMPTLLQLDIAGALDIGLLSVIFAFLFVDLFDTSGTLIGVAQKADLLDKDGRMPRLGRALLADSTATMAGAALGTSTTTSYIESAAGISAGGRTGLTACVVALLFLLSLFFAPLAGAVPAYATAPALLFVAVLMMSSLANIDWDDLTVAAPVAIAALAMPLTFSIANGIAFGFIAWTAIKLLAGRWRDLSPAMWVLSILFVIKLGFFNG; this is encoded by the coding sequence ATGCTGGAGAAGCTGTTCCAACTCAAGGCGCACCACACCACGCTGCGCACCGAGATCCTCGCCGGTCTCACCACCTTCCTGACGATGGCCTACATCCTCTTCGTCAACCCGAGCATACTCGCCGAGACCGGCATGGATCACGGCGCCGTGTTCGTCGCGACCTGCCTGGCCGCGGCGATCGGCTCGGCGGTCATGGGCCTGGTCGCCAACTACCCGATCGCCCTGGCGCCGGGCATGGGCCTCAATGCCTTCTTCACCTACACCGTGGTGCTGACCATGGGCTACACCTGGCAGACGGCGCTGGGCGCGGTATTCCTCTCGGGCGCGATCTTCTTCCTGCTGTCGATCTTCAAGATCCGCGAGTGGATCATTCACAGCATTCCGCTGGCGCTGCGTTCAGGTATCGCCGCGGGCATTGGCCTGTTCCTGGCGATCATCGCGCTGAAGAACGCCGGCATCGTCGTCGATAACCCGGCCACCCTGGTCGGTCTCGGCGACCTGACCGCCGGCGGCCCGCTGCTGGCCTGCCTGGGCTTCTTCCTGATCGCCGCGCTGGCCTATCGCAAGGTCACCGGAGCGGTAATGATCGGCATCCTGGCGGTCACCGTGCTGTCGATCATCCTCGGCCTGTCCGAGCTCAACAGCGTGGTGTCGATGCCGCCGTCGCTGATGCCCACCCTGCTGCAGCTGGACATCGCCGGCGCGCTGGACATCGGCCTGCTCTCCGTTATCTTCGCCTTCCTCTTCGTCGACCTGTTCGACACCTCCGGTACCCTGATCGGCGTCGCGCAAAAAGCCGATCTGCTGGACAAGGACGGCCGCATGCCGCGCCTAGGCCGCGCATTGCTGGCCGACAGCACCGCGACCATGGCTGGCGCCGCGTTGGGCACCTCGACCACCACCAGCTACATCGAGTCGGCCGCCGGCATCAGCGCCGGCGGCCGCACCGGCCTGACCGCCTGCGTGGTCGCCCTGCTGTTCCTGCTCAGCCTGTTCTTCGCGCCGTTGGCGGGCGCCGTCCCGGCCTATGCCACGGCGCCGGCGCTGCTGTTCGTCGCGGTATTGATGATGAGCAGCCTGGCCAACATCGACTGGGACGACCTGACCGTCGCCGCGCCGGTGGCCATCGCCGCGCTGGCCATGCCGCTGACCTTCTCCATCGCCAACGGCATCGCCTTCGGTTTTATCGCCTGGACCGCCATCAAGCTGCTCGCCGGCCGCTGGCGCGACCTGAGCCCGGCGATGTGGGTCCTGTCGATCCTGTTCGTGATCAAACTGGGCTTTTTCAACGGCTGA
- the trmA gene encoding tRNA (uridine(54)-C5)-methyltransferase TrmA yields the protein MSAPHFDPATYDAQLAEKAARLVELLAPFDAPAPEIFDSPREHYRLRTEFRLWRENGQRHYAMFEQGDKHTPILIDDFPIASRRINELMPQLEAAWQASETLSFKLFQVEFLTTLSGDALITLAYHCPLNEAWQQEAEKLAETLGVSVVGRSKGKRIVIGRDYVTEQLTVAGRTFSYRQPEGAFTQPNGEVCQKMLSWAYDVLGERSDDLLELYCGNGNFTLPLATRVPKVLATEISKSSVNAALANLDDNGIDNVSLVRLSAEELTQALNEVRPFRRLAAIDLKSYTFGSVFVDPPRAGMDPDTCELTRRFERILYISCNPDTLAANIAQLHDTHRIERCALFDQFPYTHHMESGVLLVRR from the coding sequence ATGAGCGCACCGCACTTCGACCCCGCCACTTACGACGCCCAGCTCGCCGAGAAAGCCGCGCGGCTGGTCGAGCTGCTGGCGCCCTTCGACGCCCCTGCGCCAGAAATCTTCGACTCGCCGCGCGAGCACTACCGCCTGCGCACCGAGTTCCGCCTGTGGCGTGAGAATGGCCAGCGCCACTACGCCATGTTCGAGCAGGGCGACAAGCACACACCGATCCTGATCGACGATTTCCCCATTGCCAGCCGGCGCATCAACGAACTGATGCCGCAATTGGAAGCCGCTTGGCAGGCCAGCGAGACCTTGAGTTTCAAGCTGTTCCAGGTGGAATTCCTGACCACGCTGTCCGGCGATGCACTGATCACCCTCGCCTATCACTGTCCGCTGAACGAGGCCTGGCAGCAGGAGGCCGAAAAACTCGCCGAGACGCTGGGCGTCAGCGTCGTTGGTCGCTCGAAGGGCAAGCGCATCGTCATTGGCCGCGACTACGTCACCGAGCAGCTGACCGTCGCGGGGCGGACCTTCAGCTACCGTCAACCCGAGGGCGCCTTCACCCAGCCCAACGGCGAGGTCTGCCAGAAGATGCTGAGCTGGGCCTACGACGTGCTGGGCGAGCGCAGTGACGATCTGCTCGAGCTCTATTGCGGCAACGGCAACTTCACCCTGCCGCTGGCAACCCGGGTGCCCAAGGTGCTGGCCACCGAGATCAGCAAGTCATCGGTCAATGCGGCCCTGGCCAACCTCGATGACAACGGCATCGACAACGTCAGCCTGGTGCGCCTGTCGGCCGAAGAGCTGACCCAGGCGCTGAACGAGGTGCGGCCGTTTCGCCGGTTGGCCGCCATCGACCTCAAGAGTTACACCTTCGGCAGCGTGTTCGTCGATCCGCCACGCGCCGGCATGGACCCGGACACCTGCGAACTGACCCGCCGCTTCGAGCGCATCCTCTACATCTCCTGCAACCCGGACACCCTCGCCGCCAACATCGCCCAGCTGCACGACACCCACCGCATCGAGCGCTGCGCGCTGTTCGACCAGTTCCCCTACACCCACCACATGGAGTCGGGCGTGCTGCTGGTGCGCCGCTGA
- a CDS encoding LTA synthase family protein produces the protein MRSTPRRSSRDHLVPGSIGLAAHLRFILASTLALLLMFALLRLGLLLFNRELIGSTPASTFVEAFGNGLRFDLRVVVYVLLPLLLSTLSLRAMAARRLFRVWLTLCASLAILLGLIELNFYQEFHQRLNGLVFQYLQEDPATVLSMLWNGFPVLQLLAVWGLASLAMFALFGWLERRTRGTPALRSAGPRRHASAWYTRTAVFTLVVLVCVVAARGTLRQGSPLRWGDAYTTDSMFANHLGLNATLSLYDAAKNRYSGHRDNAWKATLPVEQAEAVTRDLLLTDHDQLVDADLAPVRRDYLPPADGKLPIKNVVVILMESFAGHFVGALGSQDGITPYFDRLAKAGLLFDRFFSNGTHTHQGMFASMACFPNLPGFEYLMQTPEGGHRFSGLPQLLGGRGFSDVYVYNGDFAWDNQSGFFGNQGMTRFVGRNEFVDPVVQDPTWGVSDQDMFGRAIEELDKLDTGEPFYALLQTLSNHTPYALPDPLPVEPVTGHGSLDQHLTAMRYSDWALGQFFDKARQAPWFDQTLFVIVGDHGFGATEQLTEMDLYRFNVPLLLIGPGVTERFGSRRDVVGTQVDMVPTIMGRLGGEVRHQCWGRDLLALDPNDTGFGIIKPSGGEQTVAMIRGDQILVQPKDQTARLYRYQLGAQPQAQRLNLDQIDPLMAEQLQAFLQTATASLLDNTSGDRERTDPVKDEPVADSAN, from the coding sequence ATGCGTTCCACCCCGCGGCGGTCCAGCCGAGACCACCTTGTGCCCGGCAGCATCGGCCTGGCGGCGCACCTGCGCTTCATCCTCGCCAGCACGCTGGCGCTGTTGCTCATGTTCGCCCTGTTGCGCCTGGGCCTGCTGCTGTTCAACCGCGAGCTGATCGGCAGCACGCCGGCGTCCACCTTCGTCGAGGCCTTCGGCAATGGCCTGCGTTTCGACCTGCGGGTGGTGGTCTACGTGCTGCTGCCGCTGCTGCTGAGCACCCTGAGCCTGCGCGCCATGGCCGCACGGCGCCTGTTCCGGGTGTGGTTGACCCTCTGTGCCAGCTTGGCGATTCTGCTCGGGCTGATCGAGCTGAACTTCTATCAGGAGTTTCACCAGCGGCTGAACGGGCTGGTCTTCCAGTACTTGCAGGAAGACCCGGCCACCGTGCTGAGCATGCTCTGGAACGGCTTCCCGGTCCTGCAGCTGCTCGCGGTGTGGGGCCTGGCGAGCCTTGCCATGTTCGCCCTGTTCGGCTGGCTGGAGCGCCGCACCCGCGGTACACCGGCGCTGCGCTCGGCGGGTCCGCGCCGCCATGCTTCGGCGTGGTACACCCGCACCGCGGTGTTCACCCTGGTGGTACTGGTCTGCGTGGTCGCCGCGCGGGGCACCTTGCGCCAGGGGTCGCCGCTGCGCTGGGGCGATGCCTATACCACCGACTCGATGTTCGCCAACCATCTGGGCCTCAATGCGACGCTGTCGCTCTACGATGCAGCGAAGAACCGCTATTCGGGCCACCGCGACAACGCCTGGAAGGCCACCCTGCCGGTCGAGCAGGCCGAGGCGGTCACCCGTGACCTGCTGTTGACCGACCACGACCAGCTGGTCGACGCCGACCTGGCCCCGGTGCGCCGTGACTACCTGCCACCGGCGGACGGCAAGCTGCCGATCAAGAACGTGGTGGTGATCCTGATGGAGAGCTTTGCCGGTCATTTCGTCGGCGCGCTGGGCAGCCAGGACGGCATCACGCCGTACTTCGACCGGCTTGCCAAGGCTGGGTTGTTGTTCGACCGTTTCTTCTCCAACGGCACCCATACCCACCAGGGCATGTTCGCCAGCATGGCCTGTTTCCCCAACCTGCCGGGCTTCGAATACCTGATGCAGACGCCTGAGGGTGGGCACCGCTTCTCCGGGCTGCCGCAGCTGCTCGGCGGCCGTGGCTTCAGTGACGTTTATGTCTACAACGGCGATTTTGCCTGGGACAACCAGTCCGGCTTCTTCGGCAACCAGGGTATGACCCGCTTCGTCGGCCGCAACGAATTCGTCGACCCGGTGGTGCAAGACCCGACCTGGGGCGTGTCCGACCAGGACATGTTCGGCCGCGCCATCGAGGAGCTGGACAAGCTGGACACCGGCGAACCCTTCTATGCGCTGCTGCAGACGCTCTCCAACCACACGCCCTACGCGCTTCCGGACCCGCTGCCGGTCGAGCCGGTAACCGGTCACGGCTCGCTGGATCAGCACCTGACGGCGATGCGCTATTCGGATTGGGCGCTCGGGCAATTCTTCGACAAGGCGCGCCAGGCCCCCTGGTTCGACCAGACCCTGTTCGTGATCGTCGGCGACCACGGTTTCGGCGCCACCGAACAGCTGACCGAGATGGACCTGTATCGCTTCAACGTGCCGTTGCTACTGATCGGACCGGGCGTGACCGAGCGCTTCGGCAGCCGGCGCGACGTGGTCGGCACGCAGGTGGACATGGTGCCGACCATCATGGGTCGCCTGGGTGGCGAGGTCCGGCACCAGTGCTGGGGCCGAGACCTGCTGGCGCTCGATCCGAATGATACGGGCTTCGGCATCATCAAGCCCTCGGGTGGTGAACAGACTGTCGCGATGATCCGGGGCGACCAGATTCTGGTTCAGCCCAAGGACCAGACCGCCCGGCTGTACCGTTACCAGCTCGGTGCGCAGCCGCAGGCGCAACGCCTCAACCTGGACCAGATCGACCCGCTGATGGCCGAGCAACTGCAGGCCTTCCTGCAGACCGCGACCGCCAGCCTGCTGGATAACACCAGCGGTGATCGCGAGCGGACGGATCCAGTGAAGGACGAACCGGTTGCCGACTCCGCCAACTAA
- a CDS encoding diacylglycerol kinase: MKGRRGLARIWHASGYSFAGLKAAYRGEAAFRQLVLLNLVLIPVALMLDVSRAERAILIGVVFLGLIIELLNSAIEATVDRISFDIHPLSKQAKDMGSAAQLLALCLVGLVWAVILL; encoded by the coding sequence ATGAAGGGACGTCGCGGCCTGGCCCGCATCTGGCACGCCTCCGGTTATTCGTTTGCCGGCCTGAAGGCCGCCTATCGAGGCGAAGCGGCGTTTCGCCAGCTGGTGCTGCTCAACCTGGTGCTGATTCCGGTCGCGCTGATGCTCGACGTCAGCCGTGCAGAGCGCGCGATCCTGATCGGCGTGGTCTTTCTCGGACTGATCATCGAGTTGCTGAACTCTGCGATCGAGGCGACGGTCGACCGGATATCCTTCGACATCCATCCGCTGTCCAAACAGGCCAAGGACATGGGCAGTGCCGCGCAACTGCTGGCGCTGTGTCTGGTTGGCCTGGTCTGGGCGGTGATCCTGCTCTGA